Genomic window (Dasypus novemcinctus isolate mDasNov1 chromosome 10, mDasNov1.1.hap2, whole genome shotgun sequence):
ataacatgaatatgggtgatattgcatatataagactcttttcacaaaatataaatacaaatatactagaaagatgGCAAAAGAATAGCAGCTCTGTAAGACAGGCAAGGCACAGAGAGATTTAAGGTgatcagttttgtttgtttgtttcttgtttattattattggagtaatgaaagtgctctgagaGTGATTGGGGTGATAAATGTATAAACATGGTTACATCATATAGCATTGATTGCgctctttggatgaatttatgctttttaatatgtatcaataaaatagaaaaaaattgtatttacttAGAATATAAATTCAAAAACCAAAAGTAAAAAAACTGCTTATCAAAGACATCTCTCATTGCAAACAATTCAAAGAGTAATTACAATAAATATAGATTCTGGACAATAtagaattcaaataaatattaaatcataataaaatcatttacaaaataatatacTAAATCAAATTTTCACttaagaatgtaaagaaaaataatgcagttTTAATTATGTGAACAATTTAATTCACAATGATGAACCAATGAAAAGTTCATTAATAGGTTTAAAACAGACGTTGAACTTTATTATAATCAAATActtggaaaatgggggaaatgttttcttatataaattctgaataataaaattaaaacctcAATCCCAGGTTATGTAGaggaattttttaaaggaagttttaGCAACCTACCTgatgaaaatttatgagatgtCACAAAAATAGGTTTAATTAAGAATTCATAGTTTTTCAACTTTTCcctatgaaaaattttaagacaaataAGTCAAACCTTTAAtttgagaatttattttttaaataacataatgTAACAAGCTTGTAGAAATCTTCAGAAAAGAATTGATAGTTTTAAATCACActgaattaaaagaaagaaataataattactGAAACTTGTCCACATATCACAGAATGGTAAGGTTTTCAGAAGGTTAGTAGTTAGCCAAAACAGATAGTATTGTATGGAGATTTTTAATCTGATGCATTTATAAAACTTCACGTAATAAAACTTTGCAAGGTGATGCTGATCTCACCCATGTACCAAGAAAGCATTTATCTCTTAATTCTAAATAACAAAGTAATTACCAAGTATTATGCTGGTAAGAATAGAGTGAAAACTGTAAAAGTGAAAATTTTGAAAGATATATGTAATATAAGCATACTTATACATAAGTATTAGTCTAGAAGTCCATGAAAACActataaaatgattaaaatatttttattttctttaatattttaaaacatttttcaaaaaatctttGGTGTTTGTGTATACTTTTTTCTGTAAATGAATTTTATCACAATGTATTACTTTGATCGAATACCAACTTAACGTGCTCTTTTCCCTGTTTAACTGCTTATCAGTAAGATTTAACAAAAGAATTTATGAATCACCAGTGAATATATTCAAAACAAAATGCATCCTTTATTcaaaattttgtaaaaaatgtaatTATTCTGATGATAATGGCTATGATTTATcagtatttcattaaatttatcttTACAGTAGCTCTATGGACATAAATTATTCTCTTTCTTATATAGTTAAGGAAACTGAGAAAACTTTTAGTGACTTATGAAGGGAAAGTCTTCTAACAAGCTGGCAGATCTAGACTCTAAACTCTGGAATATCCATTCCAAAACACACAAGATTTAGCACTGTGCtacatttcttctttctgaatgttttctccataataaaattattttaatttggtaCATGGGTGGGGATTGCTAAGATAGATGTTGAAAGTTGACATCACCTTTTTCATGtctgtgaaatacaaatatttagaCCACTGCTATAAGACATATTTCATGGATTCCATTTATTGTGCAGATTTCTAAAAGCATATCCTTGGAAATATTCCAGATCATGCTGGGGAAATAGAGAATGGCTCCATAGAAGCACAAATTAATAAAAGAGTGCTGTTATTTTTAGGAAGAGCCCATTTAAATAACcagtaggaaagaaagaaaaggtcacATTGAAAGTTCAGCCTCACTGTCATTTCAATTGCCTGGAAACTTTTCTCTTCTTCATAACTCTAATAAGAGCATTTTTTACTTCCTTGTTCCTAAGACTATAAATGAGTGGATTCAGCATGGGGACCACCATAGTGTAAAATACAGAGGCCACTTGATCCTTTCCTAAGGAGTAGgatttctttggttttaaataagtaaaaatcgTAGTGCCATAAAAAATGGTAACTCCCAGGAGGTGGGAAGCACAAGTAGAGAAGGCTTTGCATTTTCCTGAAGTGGATTTAATTTTCAGGATTGTAAGCAAAATGGACCCATATGACACAGAAATTGTGATAAGAGAGAGTAAGATGGTGGAGCCTGCAAGAATGAATATCATGATTTCGATGTCACTAGTGTCAGTGCAAGACAGGGCTAAGATTGGGGTTGTGTCACAAAAAAAGTGATGAATTATGTTAGACTTGCAGAATTGCAAATTGCTCATGAAAAGCACATTGACCAACGAGTCAGTAAATCCTATCATGTAGGACCAAGAGATGAGGGTGCAGCAAAGTCTTTTGGACATAACAACCTGGTAGTGCAGAGGATTGCAAATAGCTACATAACGGTCATAAGCCAttgaagagagaaggaaacactCAGTGGcactgaaaaagacaaaaaaatacaactgggAGAAGCAACCAGTGAATGAAATATACTTGGTAGAAATCAGCAAATTTTCTAAGGTTTTAGGTGTGATGACCGTTGAGTAACAGAGGTCAAGGAATGACAGGTGgctgaggaagaaatacatggcaGTATGAAGCTGGCGATCCAGGTGAATTATCATTATCATCCCTGCATTCCCCAGCACAGTAATCAGGTATATCAGGAGAAACAGCATAAGGAGGGCCCGCTGGATCTCTTCAGAGTCTGTCAATCCCATAAGGATGAAGTCAGGCATGGTTGTATAATTCCTACTCCCCATACTGTTTAAGTGTTGTAAACTGTTGAGAAATCAAAGGTGGTACTTGGCATGAATGgcttacacatttttttttgttgttcatgtGAATgaacctgcatttttaaaaaattcatgtagTACTCCTATAAATGCACAATGAAGAGAAGTTTGCAAAATATTACGAAGCAAATCTTACGTTGACTCACAAATATAAATTAAGTATAAAATATCAATTTGGATATTATATAACAGGGACTCATATATATAGGCTAATTAGAATGAACCTAGACTGTTACAAATACTTCTCTTTATTAACACATTTATCCAGGTGGAAATATTCCATAGGTATTTCTATATACCCGCTTTTTTAGTGGAGTAAAGGGGTCAGAAACTTAAGTAACATATCCAGAGTCATAAGGTGTGGCTCTTTGATTATACAAAGATTGATTAAATCCAGAAAGCATACAAATCACAATATATTGCTCTAAAAAAGTaatttcacaaaaaaataaacactgcTAGATAAATGATAATACTTTTCTTGCATCAGTTACTGTTCTTTTGTATCCAATATTGTTTAATACTAAAGACAGATCAGAAATTAAAACCTAGACTACATAATGGTGTATTAATATGCTCAACTACATATTCATGTTAATTTTCAGAAGataagatattttttaaactgtttatttaaaatcaaatttcttccaaaaattgtGTTTTGAATATAtgtacatttctggtactttctaaTTTCACAAATGATATATTGCCATTTCCACAAATCCTGGAATGTACTTAGGTAAGACCTAAATGAGATGTATATGCATATTGATATTCCTCTAATATCAGCATTTTATTTGATCAGCACTTAAACCATTTAACTTTGAGGAAAATACTTACAATGCACTAAAATTGGAACTCTTCTTCCAGCATTATCTGTCTAAAAATGTGTAAATTCAAGTTTTTCCCACAATTACAATATGTAAACCACTTAAGGAACCAAAAATTTCTATTgtatctttgtttccttttagaaaagatatttttaaattcttgtacGTGCATTTTGGTTTTATTCTGAGCTAAAATAATTCaacccaatttttttaaagatcccaCTCAAATGCAAAGTTCCCCTGAAATTATATCTCACGAATATACCAAGGAGCTTCTGTGAACACAAGAAGTAAAGAGTACCCTTTGCCTTCCCCCCTAACAATGCcaagaaacctcttatatttgcAACAGGATTGCTAATATCACAGCATTGAGTGATCTCTGGGACCAATTTCCAAGGCAGACTGCTTGGCATGTTTCCAAAGACTAACAATGTATGCATGTTAAGAGAGAGTTTCTTCTCTCTTAGAAGCCACATAATTTTGACCCTGCTATTTTGGTATTCTTTTGTACTGATGCAATATTTGTCTGGGTAAAAGAAAAGGTATTTTTAGGtatacatttaattattttagataGACATCTAAAGTCCATATAGCCAACTGCCAGGAAGGAATAGACAATTTTTCAAACTGAAAATTTTGGACTTAAAAGTGTAACACGTCAAGGGAGTAAATATTTTCCATTATGAAAAAATTAGACTAtgacaaaattaaaagaagaaagtgaaaatcaTTCATATTTGTTGCAAATCTTGACATTCTATTTGCCAACAGGATCTTTGAAAAACTGGCAAAAACTGGTAGCtctatcttcctcaaaactctaggAAACAGTTAAAGGATAGCAATAACTGGGAAAGTATTGATTAAAGAAAATGCAGCTTGAAACCTGTAGAAGAAGCTGGTTTCTCTCCCATCTTTTCTCAGGTAATGTTAggggcagcctgaaagactgatcCAAACACTTCTCTCTAAATTGCTCTCCAATAATTTGCACTTTAGGCTGAAGCAGGGTAAGAAACAATCAACAAGTTTTCATGGTGCAAAAGATACCTGGATTTAAGACACAAAATAGAGGGCCCTGGAAGTTGGAGGGGCATTCTTCTACCCATCACCAGAGGAATGAGCACCAGACCAGAACAAAGCACAGATACAGAATAGGAAAGGATCCTAAATGTTTGCCTCAGTTTTGTATTCTAGATAGAAGGGCtaaacactgaaggaaagcatCAAACAAAACAGCCAATATTTGAAGACAGTGAAAGGTTTATTTTGCAGCAGTTTGTATGCTTCTACAAGTTACTGTAACTCAAGGAGATATCTATCATATCagtagctggatacaagcttatgAAACTGACCACTCAGGGACTAATTCTCAGTGTTAAaaccttaaaataataaaatgtacaatgtgccaCAAATGTTGACAGAAAAATCAAAGAAGTAGAAATAATGGCACATCCAAAGGAACAggaaaaaattcagaaaccattaATGAAGAAAATCAGACTTTGGATATTCTGgtcaaagacatttaaaaaaatcctcagtatgctcaaggggaaaaaggaataaaggaagaattaaaggatatcataacataaaacaatgaatgaacaatatgagaatctcagtaGAGAGATGGTATTTTTAATAGAACTAAACAAAAATACTGAGTTGAAAACtacaataataaacaagaaattcCCTAGAAGATATAAAAAGTAGATTagaactagtaaaaaaaaaaaaaaaaaaagaaacagtgaatgggaagataaaacaattgaaataattCATTCTGAATGAATCTCCAAAGACATAATGACAGAAAGCATCCCAAATATAATGAAGGCATGGAAGTACACATTCAAGAAACCCACTAAACTGACACAAGATAAACTTGTAAAGACCCATCCCATATACACTGTAGAAAATTTTCAATATACATTGCAGACAAATTTTCAATTACCAAatacaaagagagagttctgaaacctgcatgaaaaaagcaacAGCTATGAAAAATTAagttcagttttctcatcagaaatcattaGGGGAAGAAGCAACTGgtacaaaatattttaagtgctgaaagataggaattgccaaccaagattttatatccagcaatactgactttattttttaaatat
Coding sequences:
- the LOC101435378 gene encoding olfactory receptor 8H1-like — translated: MGSRNYTTMPDFILMGLTDSEEIQRALLMLFLLIYLITVLGNAGMIMIIHLDRQLHTAMYFFLSHLSFLDLCYSTVITPKTLENLLISTKYISFTGCFSQLYFFVFFSATECFLLSSMAYDRYVAICNPLHYQVVMSKRLCCTLISWSYMIGFTDSLVNVLFMSNLQFCKSNIIHHFFCDTTPILALSCTDTSDIEIMIFILAGSTILLSLITISVSYGSILLTILKIKSTSGKCKAFSTCASHLLGVTIFYGTTIFTYLKPKKSYSLGKDQVASVFYTMVVPMLNPLIYSLRNKEVKNALIRVMKKRKVSRQLK